In Osmia bicornis bicornis chromosome 10, iOsmBic2.1, whole genome shotgun sequence, one genomic interval encodes:
- the LOC114874251 gene encoding ribonuclease Z, mitochondrial, whose protein sequence is MFQLTKYFYKYFVRNTHTQTELKKKSKNITELYKRLIMKQKKQLKLLTTFNNSAKLQVVGSGAPGIPAFMFFTTDQVHYLFNCGEGTQRLCQEHRCKLSKIDHIFITNLSWRNVGGLPGLMLTAQDNGTTNLCIHSPEGIENLVHTVQSFINLPRLKITYPSVNESEPFKDHMMTVRYVPLTKNTEKNVSDENEYDTNENGKRPANSVKNGEKKIKGTPKIICYICEIHPKRGKLLIDKCLQLGIENGPIRNLLKSGKNVTKEDGSVVYSKDVSAPDGPKLTFMVVECPDEEYIDSLVNHPAFLKHQQQALAEENHIAFSVFHFTPEKILNDQRYQNWIEKFSSQTQHVILNDENSCMGSEAVHKNQYLLHMLHPEIFPLLSKDCFRKDKETQKDSIYRARAIQVFKIRPDFTPLTNNDIYQAEESYIEEVLKIDELENTLKEVRANIEKKTEELNLTNISSYPRIVMLGTGCSVPSKVRNTSGILLRIDENTSILLDCGEGTLGQIIRFYGFSESDNILRTIKAVYVSHMHADHHLGLIGLLDRRKQITDEKLYLLVPTYIIPWLNFYNQRFESISQQYIIINNYDLYLNAHQLAVSSESLLYNVMNVSKIDTIFVNHCKHAFGISITLKDNKKIVYSGDTMFCPNLIKLGENCDLLIHEATMDDGRESMAKRKLHSTTSEAIKAGKYMNAKFTLLTHFSQRYSKIPALPKEEANVGLAYDYMEVKLPQLPLLPLFYPCLKVMFNAYNKVIDS, encoded by the exons ATGTTTCAATTGActaagtatttttacaaatactTTGTACGAAATACACATACACAGactgaattaaaaaaaaaatcaaagaaCATAACTGAATTGTATAAAAGATTGAtaatgaaacaaaagaaacaGCTTAAACTGCTTACCACTTTCAATAATTCTGCAAAGTTACAG gTTGTTGGAAGTGGAGCACCTGGAATCCCAGCTTTTATGTTTTTTACAACCGATCAAGTTCATTATCTGTTCAATTGTGGTGAAGGAACTCAGCGGCTATGCCAAGAACATCGTTGTAAACTATCTAAAATAGATCATATATTTATAACAAATCTTAGTTGGAGAAATGTTGGGGGACTCCCAGGTTTAATGCTAACTGCACAAGATAATGGTACAACCAATTTATGTATTCATAGCCCTGAAGGAATAGAAAATCTTGTACATACAGTTCAATCATTTATAAACTTACCACGACTCAAAATTACTTATCCTTCTGTCAATGAGTCAGAACCATTTAAAGATCATATGATGACAGTCCGGTATGTTCCCTTAACAAAAAATACTGAGAAAAATGTATCGGATGAAAACGAATATGATACAAATGAAAATGGTAAAAGACCTGCAAACAGTGTAAAAAATGGAGAGAAAAAGATCAAAGGCACTCCAAAAATAATATGTTATATTTGTGAAATTCACCCAAAACGTGGAAAATTGTTGATAGATAAATGTCTTCAACTTGGTATAGAAAATGGTCCAATTCGGAATCTACTAAAGTCTGGTAAAAACGTTACTAAAGAAGATGGATCTGTTGTTTATAGTAAAGATGTTTCTGCACCAGATGGTCCCAAACTCACTTTTATGG TTGTAGAGTGTCCCGACGAAGAGTACATAGATTCTTTAGTAAATCATCCTGCTTTTTTAAAACATCAGCAACAGGCATTAGCAGAAGAAAATCACATAGCCTTTTCTGTATTTCATTTCACTCCTGAAAAGATCTTGAATGATCAACGATATCAAAATTGGATAGAAAAATTTTCGTCGCAGACGCAACATGTCATTTTAAATGATGAAAATTCTTGTATGGGCAGCGAAGCTGTTCATAAGAATCAATATCTATTGCATATGTTGCATCCTGAAATATTTCCACTATTGAGCAAGGATTGCTTTAGAAAAGATAAAGAG aCTCAAAAGGATTCTATTTATCGAGCCAGAGCAATACAAGTATTTAAAATACGGCCAGACTTTACACCTCtaactaataatgatatttatcAGGCAGAAGAATCATATATTGAAGAAGTTCTTAAGATTGATGAGCTTGAAAACACGTTGAAAGAAGTGAGGGCTAATATTGAGAAAAAAACAGAAGAGCTTAATTTAACTAATATTTCTAGCTATCCTCGAATTGTAATGTTAGGTACTGGTTGTAGCGTACCGAGCAAAGTTAGAAATACAAGTGGCATTCTCTTAAGAATCGATGAAAATACTAGTATCTTGTTAGATTGTGGAGAAGGCACCCTTGGTCAGATAATTAGGTTTTATGGATTTTCCGAAAGTGACAATATTTTACGTACTATCAAg GCAGTTTATGTGTCTCATATGCACGCGGATCATCATTTAGGTCTCATTGGCTTATTGGACAGAAGAAAACAGATCACAGATgagaaattatatttattagtgCCGACTTACATAATACCATGGTTGAATTTCTATAACCAACGATTTGAATCTATTTCACAGCAGTACATCATAATCAACAAttatgatttatatttaaacgCTCATCAGTTGGCTGTTTCTTCTGAATCATTACTGTATAATGTAATGaatgtttcaaaaattgaTACTATTTTTGTAAATCATTGCAAACACGCTTTTGGTATTTCTATTACCCTTAAGGATAATAAAAAGATTGTTTATAG cgGTGATACGATGTTTTGTccaaatttgataaaattaggTGAAAATTGTGATTTATTAATTCATGAAGCGACAATGGATGATGGTCGTGAAAGCATGGCCAAACGTAAATTACATTCAACAACATCCGAAGCAATAAAAGCTGGAAAATATATGAATGCAAAATTCACTCTGTTAACGCATTTTAGTCAACgttattcaaaaattccagCACTTCCAAAGGAAGAAGCAAATGTTGGACTTGCTTACGATTATATGGAGGTGAAATTACCACAGTTACCATTATTACCTCTTTTCTATCCATGTTTGAAAGTGATGTTCAATGCGTATAATAAAGTAATTGACAGTTAA
- the LOC114874252 gene encoding protein singed: MMQANGSENIGSENTNEKTGWTVGLINGKFKYLTAETFGFKINANGSSLKKKQLWTLEGSEQQVYLRSHLDRYLAVDQFGNVTCEAEDPSDPGCAFQIQLASDGSGRWALKNIQRGYFLGSSQDELKCTAKAPGEPEYWLVHLAARPQVNLKSAGRKRFAHLSATQDEIHVDAPVPWGEDTLFTLEFRPASIEDDGQEHSKFEGGHYALHTCNNKYLARDGKLLDTCTRDCLYAAEFHAGLLALRDLYGAYLAPIGSKAVLKSRSTTVTRDELFSLEESLPQASFVAALNQRYVSVKQGVDVTANQDEISGHETFQLEFDRVTKRWYIRTMQDRYWSLEAGGGIQASEHKRSSNALFDLIWQSEDGTVALRANNGKFLATKRSGHLYANADSVNGLDSDVSKYYFYLMNRPVLVLRCEQGFVGPKSSSSPKLECNKAIYETIRVERCERGVVRFKGQNNKYWHADSEGVTVDSDIPSDGFYLELREPSRICIKHIDGRYLTAGKNGALRLGETDYESATKWEF, from the exons ATGATGCAGGCTAACGGATCTGAAAATATTGGTTCAGAAAATACGAACGAGAAAACGGGATGGACg GTCGGATTgataaatggaaaatttaagtACCTTACAGCTGAAACTTttggatttaaaataaatgcaaatggctcaagtttgaagaaaaaacaattatGGACTTTGGAAGGTAGCGAACAACAAGTTTACCTTAGATCTCATTTGGATCGCTATTTGGCAGTGGATCAGTTTGGAAATGTTACCTGCGAAGCAGAGGATCCTAGTGATCCTGGCTGTGCTTTTCAAATTCAGCTAGCTTCTGATG GAAGTGGAAGATGGGCTTTGAAAAACATTCAGAGGGGATATTTCCTGGGTTCTAGTCAAGATGAGCTTAAATGTACAGCCAAAGCTCCGGGTGAACCTGAATACTGGCTGGTGCATCTTGCTGCTAGACCGCAA GTAAATCTGAAATCTGCTGGAAGAAAACGTTTCGCTCATTTAAGTGCGACGCAGGATGAAATCCATGTAGATGCACCAGTTCCTTGGGGAGAAGATACACTTTTCACGTTAGAATTTCGTCCTGCTTCGATAGAGGATGATGGTCAAGAACATTCTAAATTCGAGGGTGGTCATTATGCTCTTCATActtgtaataataaatatcttGCGCGTGATGGAAAACTCTTAGATACCTGTACAAGAGACTGCCTTTATGCGGCCGAATTTCATGCTGGATTACTTGCGCTCAG AGATCTATATGGAGCGTACTTGGCACCCATTGGAAGTAAAGCTGTTCTAAAATCAAGATCAACGACAGTAACGAGAGATGAATTATTCTCTTTGGAAGAATCACTACCGCAGGCTTCTTTTGTTGCTGCCTTGAATCAACGATACGTATCTGTAAAACAAg GAGTTGATGTGACAGCTAATCAAGACGAGATATCCGGCCATGAAACTTTCCAACTTGAATTTGACCGTGTAACTAAACGGTGGTATATACGTACCATGCAAGATCGCTACTGGAGTCTCGAAGCTGGGGGAGGAATCCAGGCATCAGAGCACAAACGTTCTTCCAACGCTTTATTTGATTTAATCTGGCAATCAGAAGACGGTACGGTAGCTCTACGTGCTAACAATGGAAAATTCTTAGCAACCAAGCGTTCTGGACATCTCTATGCTAATGCGGATTCTGTAAATGGACTGGACTCGGATGTtagcaaatattatttttatttaatgaacaGACCTGTTTTAGTTTTACGTTGTGAACAGGGATTCGTAGGACCTAAAAGTTCATCTAGTCCAAAATTAGAATGCAATAAGGCTATCTATGAGACTATCAGAGTAGAAAGATGTGAACGCGGAGTTGTTAGATTTAAAG GTCAGAATAACAAGTACTGGCATGCGGACAGCGAAGGAGTAACCGTGGATTCTGATATACCTTCTGATGGTTTTTATCTGGAATTACGAGAACCTTCTCGTATTTGTATTAAACACATCGATGGGCGATACCTTACTGCAGGAAAGAATGGAGCATTACGTCTTGGGGAAACAGATTATGAATCTGCTACAAAAtgggaattttaa